The Paenibacillus mucilaginosus 3016 genome includes the window CCGGACGGCGCTCCCGACGTCACGATGGACGAGCTCAACGCGCTCGTGTACCGGATCCGCAAGAAGTACGGCAAGGACACCTTCCTCATTTCTTCGGTCCGGGGCAGCGGCTATGTGCTCGAGACCGATTTGAAGAGCCATGCGAGATAGACGATGCTAAAGGGAAAGCGGGGCTGCACCATGAATTATTTTGAAGTGGAAGCGGCGGGTAGGCTGCATGGCGAAGTCCGCATACCGGGCTCGAAGAACAGCTCGCTCGCCCTCCTGGCGGCCGCGTGCCTGGCCGACGGGATCGTGACGCTCGAAGGCATCCCGGAGATCGACGATGTCAAAGTCATCGGCCGCATCGCCCGGGATATCGGGCTGTCCATGCAGTGGACGGCGCAGGGCGAGCTGGTGCTCGACCCGAGATACATACACAGCGCGGTGATCGATCCCGGCAAAGCGTCCAGCTTCCGGGCATCTTATTACTTTGCCGGCGCGCTGCTTGCGAAGTTCGGACGCGTCACGGTCGGGTTTCCCGGCGGGGATGATTTCACGTCGCGCCCGATCGACCAGCACCTCAAGGCTTTTCAGGCGCTGGGGGCCAAGGTGTATGCCGGTGAGGAGTCGTATACCGTTGAAGCCGCATCGCTGCGCGGGGCGGACATCTACTTCGACACGATCACTTCGGGGGCAACCATCAATGCGATGCTGGCGGCGGCACGGGCGCGCGGGACGACCAACCTGTACCACGCCGCCGTCGATCCCGAGGTGGTCGATACGGCCGCGTTCCTGAACGCGCTCGGTGCCAAAGTCTACGGTGCGGGAACGGACCGCATCCGCATCGTCGGGGTGCCGTACCTGGACGGCGGCCGGCACGCGGTGATCCCCGACCGTCTGATCGCCGGGGCCTTCCTGATGGCGGCCGGTATGACCGGCGGTGTGGTGACGGTGCGTGACGTCATCCCCGAGCATCTGGGCTCCTGCATCGCCAAACTCGGCGAAGCGGGGCTGGAGCTCGAGAGCCGGGAGAGCAGCATCACAGCTTATGGCACGGAGGGGGTCCGGGCGGTGCGGGTGCGTGCCGCGATGTATCCCGGCTTCGCCACGGACCTGCAGCAGCCGATGACGGCGCTGCTCACCCAGGCGAAGGGTAAGAGCCTGGTGACGGACCACGTGTTCCCGAACCGGTTCAATCACGTGCCCCAGCTGAGGCGGCTGGGCGCCGAGATCGAAGTGCGCGGGGAGACGGCGTTCATCCGCGGGGGCCGGCCGCTCACGGGCGGGTGGGTCCATGCGACCGACGTGCGGGCCGGCACCTGCCTGATCCTGGCGGGGCTTGCCGCCGAGGGCGTTACCCGGATCACCGGGACCGAGCACATCCAGCGAGGCTATGCGGACGTGCTCGGCAGCTTCCGTGCGCTTGGGGCGAAGATCACTCTGCAAACGGGCGGGCGGCAGGAGGCGGCACTCTCGTCGGATTGCTCCTGAAGATAGTGAAGCGCATCACATACGTCGCGTTGATAAAGCAGGTACACTTAGGGTGTAACCTGCTTTTTGTGTTAGGAACGGCAGCGGGCCACAGGCTGCGAAGACGCTCATTGATTCCTGCGCCCCCTTGGCACGGGATGGGGCCGATGAGGATCATGCGGTTTCGGGGAATGCCGGGCGGATCGTAAAGGCGGCTGGAGTTTCTGGTGCTTCTCAGCGGTGTAATATACCCATACAGCGGCATGGGAAAGGAGAGAAGAATCTCCTGAATTCTCTTAAATATAACATACTATTTACTTGATATAAAGTATATGATATGTTTTATTCAAGTGAATTCGTTTTCTGTATGACGTAATGAACAGAGAAGCTTCACCCGGCAAGATTACGGGAGCCCCATTCCGGACATAATGAGATGTGGTCCCATCCGAATTTTCCCAACAATCCCAAAGAGAGAATGGAGTGCATTTCCATGGAAAGAACATTCTTGATGGTAAAGCCCGACGGTGTGCGCAGACAGCTGGTTGGCCGGCTTGTTCAGCGTTTTGAGGAGAGAGGGTTCCAGCTCACTGCAGCGAAGCTCGTCGTCTTCGGGCGGGAACAGGCTGAGAGGCATTATGCCGAGCACCGGGAGAAGCCGTTCTTCGGCGAGCTGGTGGACTTCATCACCTCCGGTCCGTGCTTCGCCATGATCTGGGAAGGCGACAATGTGGTGCAGCTTACGCGCAACATGATTGGCAAGACCGATCCGCTGGACGCCGCTCCAGGGACGATCCGCGGCGATTATGCGGTACATAAAGGCTTCAATGTGATTCACGGCTCCGACTCCGTGGAGAGCGCCGAACGGGAGATTGCGAATTTCTTCCGGCCGGAAGAGGTTGTTGCATATGACTGCCCGCTGCAGGTGTGCATCTAGGAGAGAGGCTTACGGAGCGGGAAGCCGTTCATTTATACAAAAATAGGATTTTGCTGGAAACCACTGTTTTGTCCTTCGGGAGAGACAGTGGTTTTGTTGTGTGCAGCTGGGCAAAAGTGCGGAGGATAGACCCTGCTTGCAGTAAGACGGAGCAGGTCCGGCTTTCCTGGTCCTGCCGTGTTTTGAATGTAAAGCGGGCTTGACATGTGTACTGGAAGTAAACCCACTGGCAGAAGGCGAGAGCGGCGGCCTGGTTCTGTACGTTATGCACGGTAATGCTGCTCTTCGTGCTCTATGGTCTAGGGATGCCGCTCACCGTACCGGCCGCGCTCGGCGGCGTGCTGCTCGTACACCTGTTCTCGTGGGGGGCCGTCGGCACCTACTATGCGGCACGCGGATAACCATTCCCTTTTACTGCCAGATTTGCAGGAGAGTTCGCCGTGCGGATGAGGAGATTTGAAGTTTGGCCGGGAATTGGTTACATTGGTACTGTAACACTTCCGATTTCACCCGCGAACGGATCCGATCCGTTCGGGAAACTGGTGCAACAAAGGAGAAAAGTCGTATGAGAGACCCCCGTTTGAAAGAATTGGCGCACAATCTGGTGCGTTACTCGGTGAACCTGCAGCCGGGCGAGAACATTCTGATCGAATCGATCGGCCTGCGTGATCAGGAATTGACCAAGTGTATAATTGAAGAGGTCTACGCGGCCGGCGGTCATCCGTTTGTCGAGTACCGTGATCCGGCGGTTACCCGCGCCCTGATGCTCGGCGGCTCGCTGGAGCTGTACCGCCAGATGGCGGAGATCGAAGTGGAGCGGATGAAGAAGATGCAGGCGTATCTCGGCATCCGCAGCGGAGACAACATCACGGAGACTTCCGATGTGCCGGAAGACAAACTGAAGCTGTATTTCAAAGAGTACCAGCGCCCGGTCACAGACCAGCGCGTCAATCATACGAAATGGACGATCATGCGGTATCCGAACGCCTCGATGGCCCAGCTGGCGAACACGAGCACGGAAGCGTTCGAGGATTTCTACTTCCGCGTCTGCAACCTCGACTACAGCAAAATGTCCGCCGCCATGGATTCGCTCGTCGAACTCATGGAGAAGACTGACAAGGTGCGCCTCGTCGGCGAAGGCACCGATTTGAGCTTCTCGATCAAGGGCATCCCGGCGATCAAGTGCGCCGGCGAGTTCAATATTCCGGACGGCGAAGTGTTCACGGCGCCGGTCAAGGATTCGGTAAACGGGGTCATCTCGTACAACGCGCCGACAATCTATCAGGGCACTGTCTTCGAGAAGGTAGTCCTGCGCTTTGAGAACGGCCGCATCGTCGAAGCGACGGCCAACGAGACGAAGAAGCTGAACGACATCCTGGATTCGGATGAAGGGGCGCGCTACATCGGTGAGTTCGCGATCGGGGTGAACCCGCATATCCAGCATCCGATGAAGGATATCCTCTTCGACGAGAAGATCGACGGCAGCATCCACTTCACCCCGGGCAACGCTTATGAGAGTGCCGACAACGGCAACCGCTCTTCGGTGCACTGGGATATGGTCCTCATCCAGCGTCCGGAGTACGGCGGCGGGGAAATTTACTTCGACGACCGTCTGATCCGCAAGGACGGACGCTTCGTCGTGCCGGAGCTCGAGAAGCTTAATCCGGAGAACCTGAAGTAAGCAGGCCTGCGGCCGGCTGTCCGCGCCGTCAGAAGGATGCGATAGTTTGGAAAATGCATGCAGGAAGCTGTAAAAGCCGCTCCGATTGGGGCGGCTTTTTTTGCTATGCATACGGCCAACTTGACGAGAAGCGGTGCGGGATTGTGAGGCGTGGGGCGAAATAGCACGGATTATCCGTGCAAGCGAGACGGAAACGCGCCTGGGCGCTGCAATAACACGGAAAATCCGTGTTCGCTGAGCCAGCGAGGGCGTGGAGGGCGAGCCCGAAGCGCGATTAATGCGGATCTTCCGTGTAAGCAAGGCGGAAACGCGCCCTGACACTTCAGCCACGGTAAATCCGTGCACGCAAGACGGCCGGCTGATTTGGCCGGCCGTTTTTATAGCGCCCGCGCCCGGCTTACTTCCCGCCCCCTTCGATGGACTTGCGGTACTGCAGCGGCGAGAGGCCGCAGATCGCCTTGAACACGCGCCCGAAGTGCGTCGACGAATCGAAGCCGACCTCGCCGGCCACTTCGGTGATCCGCATGGAGGTGCCGGCCAGCAGCTTGCGCGCTTCGTGGACCCGCAGCCGCTGGATGTACTCGACGAGGGTGAAGCCCGTCGCTTCCTTGAAGATGCGGCAGAGGTAGTACGGCGAGATGTGGAACCGGTCGGCCAGCACCTGCAGCGACAGCTCCTCATGGAACGAGGCGTTGATATGCTGCACGATGTCCGACACCTTGCGGTGCAGCGACGTCGGGTGCTCGGAGCGTCCGCCGTTCTCCGCAGCCTGCTCCTTCAACCGCCAGCGGTACAGCCACAGGAGCAGCTCCGCCAAATACAGCTTCAGCGCGCTGCCGGCCCCCGGCTCGTCCGGATGGCTCTGCTCGGCAAGCATCGTGGTCAGCAGGAGCTCGATGCGCTGGCGGTCCTTGGGCTCCGGCCGGACGACCGGCACACGGCCGAACGCCTCCAGAAGGTCCGGCTCCATCGCCGGCAGCAGCGAACCGAGCCACTCGGGCTTAAAGTTGATCAGGATGCGCTCGTGCTCGGAGCTGTGAGCTTCGGTGGTGCGGTGCAGCACGGAGGGCTCGATGAGCACAAGATCCCCTTCGCGGACGAGATATGAGCGGTCCTTGATAAAATAGTAGCGGCTGCCCGACTGCATATAGTAGATCTCGTAGGAATCATGCGAATGGTTCGATTCCATATTGAACGAGGCGGAGCGGTGGGTATGGTTCAGAATGAAAGCGGGTTCATCCGTGAGATGCACGGACGGGACCCTGGGCGTATCGGTGGGCGTCATCGGAGAGACTCCTTTCCTCAGAGGGACTGGATTGCAGCAAACAGAGAGAGCAATATATGTTGAAAATAAAGAATTTAGACAATTTCCGTGCTGAAATCCTATAGATCTTGCGCTATACTCCAACTATACCTTAACCCATAGAGGAGGAGCAACACATGACAGATCAGCGCAAGACGTATGCCCTGGTCGGGACCGGCGGCCGCGCGGCATTTTTCTATAAGGCAATTGTATCCGATTTCAAAGAAACCTCCCAGCTCATTGCCTTCTGCGACGTGAACCAGACCCGCATGAATTATGCGAACAAACAGATCACGGATCTTGGAGCAGAACCTGTACCTACATACAAAGCCCACGAGTTCGACCGGATGATCGAGGAGACGAAGCCCGATGTGGTCATCGTCACTTCCGTCGACCGCACACACCATACCTACATTATACGCGCAATGGAGCTCGGCTGCGATGTTATGACCGAGAAGCCGATGACTGTCGACGAGGACAAGTGCCAGGAGATTCTCGACGCGGTGAAGCGGACAGGCCGCCAGCTGCGTGTGACGTTCAACTACCGGTATTCCCCGCACAACACGAAGATCCGCGAGCTGATCGAAGACGGCGTGATCGGCGACGTGCATTCGGTTCACTTCGAGTGGCTGCTGAACACGAAGCACGGCGCGGACTATTTCCGCAGATGGCACCGCGACAAGCGCAACAGCGGCGGCCTCCTCGTGCACAAGTCGACGCACCACTTTGACCTGGTGAACTTCTGGCTGAACACCCAGCCGCAGACCGTGTTCGCCCTCGGTGATCTCATGTTCTACGGCAAGGAGAACGCGGAGAAGCGCGGCGTTACGGAGTTCTACCAGCGTGCGACCGGCAGCAAGAACGCGGAGAACGACCACTTCGCGCTCCATCTCGACAAGAACGAGTCGCTGAAGGGCATGTATCTCGATGCGGAGCACGAGGACGGCTACCAGCGTGACCAGAGCGTATTCGGCGAAGGCATCTCCATTGAGGACACGATGGGCGTGATGGTGCAGTACAAGAACCGCGCGATCCTGACGTACAACCTGTATGCCTATGCTCCGTGGGAAGGTTTCCGAGTGGCGTTTAACGGTACGAAGGGCCGCATTGAGATGGAGGTCGTCGAGTCCTCCTATGTGAACTCGGGCGGCGATCAGGCACTGGAAGGCGCGGTCGTCGGCAAAAAGATTATCGTCCACCCGATCTTCGAAGCGCCGTACGAGGTGCAGGTGAAGGAAGGCAAGGGCGGCCATGGCGGCGGCGACCCGGTGCTCCTGAACGATTTGTTCGGTACGCCGGAGCCGGACCGCTTCAATCGCGCAGCTTCTCACGTGGACGGCGCGATGTCGATCCTGACAGGGATCGCAGGCAACCGATCGCTGCGCACAGGCCAGCCGGTCCGCGTATCCGAATTGGTCCGTTTCTAAGGACATGTGGTATACTAACCTAAAATAAGTACATCGGCCCCCGGCTGCAGCCCTCTGCAGCCGGGGGTTCGTTTCGTAGGAAGGCGGCCTTCATCATGATGACACGTTTGCTTATGACGCTTGCCGTCACCGCGCCCGGAGGGCTGCTCTTCGCCTGGCTGCACATGCCGCTGAGCTGGATGCTCGGTCCGCTGACGGCGGCGGTGCTGTGGCAATCGCTGATCGCCGGAGCGGACCGGCCGCTGGTCTGGCCGGTCGCCTGCCGCAACGGCGGCCTGCTTCTGCTGGGCTACGCGATGGGCCTCGCCTTCACGGCGGACAGCGCCCGCCAGATCGCGGCCCAGCTGCCGGCCATGGCGGCGGCCACGCTGCTCACCGTCGGCTTCAGCATGCTCGCCGGGTACTGGCTCGCCCGCCGGGCCGGCATCTCCGCGCAGAGCGGAATCATCGGCAGCGTGCCGGGCGGCCTGAGCCAGATGGTCCTCGTCAGCGAGGAGACGCCTGGGGCCGACGGCACCGTGGTCGCCTTCATGCAGACGGTCCGGCTGCTCACCGTCATCTTCGCGGTGCCGTTCCTCGCCGTGCACGGCCTGGCCGGCCCTGCGGCTCCCGTATCCGCCGTGCCGCTTCCCGCCCCTGACGCGGCCGCAGCACATCCGCTCGGCCTGGCGGCCGCCGTCGTGCTCATCCCGCTCGCGGCCCTCGGCGCGGTGCGGCTCAAGCTGCCGACGCCGTGGTTCCTCGGCCCGATGCTGGCCTCCGCCGGGCTGACGATCGCAGGCCTGGCGCCGCCGCACCTGCCGGCCCCGCTGCTGCTCGCAGCGCAGTGGAGCCTCGGCATCTACCTCGGCCTCGGCATCAAGCTCAGCGGCCTGGCCGGGTGGCGCCGCCTGCTGCCTTACTCGCTGCTCACCGGCGCGGGGCTCGTGCTCTTCTCGCTAGGGCTCTCCTGGGTCTACAGCCTGCTCCTGCCGATGACCACGGCCACCGCCTTCCTCAGCACCTCACCCGGCGGCATGACGGAGATGGGGGTCGTCGCCTCTGTGATCGGGGCCGACGTGTCGCTCGTCGTCGCCTTCCAGATGTTCCGCATCCTGTTCATTCTCTTCGCGGTGCCTTATCTGCTCCGCTGGGGCTTCCGCCGGGCCGCCGCCCGCAGAGAGGAAGGGGCGCCGGCGAAGCCGGAGCGTCCTGGGGCGTGAAGCGGAGCGGAGGGCTGTGGACAGCGGGCAGATCAGCCCTCAGCGCCGGGTCTTCGACCTGCCGGTAACCGCTCATGAAAGGCATGGGACGGCGGAAAGTCGGCTGTTTAACCGGCAGCAGAACGTTTTTTTGCAGCCGGCAGCCCAATGGATAGTACATCGAGTCTGCTGTACCCAGAACAGTACATAGAGAAGCCCCGGGCGTCTGCGGCAGCCCGGGGCTTTTTCCAGAGACTCAGAAGAGTTAACTCGCTTAAGTTCGTTTCTGTCAACTGATCTTTCTTATGAACGCGCATATAAAGGACGGCGAAGCCGTTTATTCTGGCCGAGGAGGAGCTTCACGGCTGCGGACCGGAGACCTCCCGGATGTACGCCTGAAACTCCCGCATCGCATAGGAGACGTATTTGCTTTTGGGCCAGATCACTTCGAGGTTCCACGGAATGACCGGATCGGTGAGGGCCAGCGTGCGGACGTCCGGGTTCGTTATCTTGCTGCAGATCGCCTGGGGAATGATCGAGACCCCTACGCGGGCGGCGACCATCTCGGCCAGGAGATCCCACTGCGAGCTCTCATAGACGATCGACGGCTCGAAGCCGAGGTCCCGGCATGCCCGCATCACATGCCGCCGGACGGCGAACCCGCGGGGGAAGAGCACGAACGGCTCGCCCCGGAGCTCCTCCAGCCGGACGGAAGGCTGTGCGGCGAGTGGATGGCTCTCGTGAATCACCAGCGCAAGCTGCTGGTAGAGAAAAGGCAGCGTATCGAAGCTCTCCGGATCCACAGGGGAGACGACGACGCCCATGTCAAGCGCCCCTTCGAGCAGCAGGCTCTCCACCTTGTTCGCCCCTTCTTCCACCAGATCAAAATCAATATGCGGATGCTTGGCGCGGAACCCGGCCAGAATCCGGGGGAAGAACACGGAGCCGATCACGGGCGGCAGGCCGATGCGAATCAGGCCCTTTTTCAGCTGCACGACGTCTCCGAGCGCCGTGTGAAGCCCCTCGAACGCCTGCAGGACAGAGTGAATCTGAGCGACGGCGGCTTCTCCCGCATCGGTGACGCCTCACGCTTTTGCCGGAACGGTCGAAGAGGGTGACCCCGAGCTCTTCCTCGACCGCCTTGACGATCTTGCTCAAGGTGGGCTGGGTCATGTGAAGCGCTTCCGCCGCTTTGGTGATGTTCTGGTGTTTGGCAATCTCCAGCAGGTAGGCAAGCTGTCGTATATCCACGTGTGGGCAACCCCGATTCATAACATTTTTTCATGAAGATCATGCTATCTCTGAATTTTACCTGCGGGGGACGGGGATGTAAACTGAAAAGGCACAGGAACCCTTCCGTCGGAGCCGGCGGGAATTTGAATTGTAAGCGTTTTAGATAACAGAAAAAGCGATCAACTTCCATGAAGAGGAGAAATGCCCGATGATCCTACAGGTCTTGGCGATCGTGTTAGCCTTGGGACTGCTTATGTTTTTTGCCTACCGGGGGTATCCGGTCATCGTCTTCGCTCCGGTGTTCACGCTGCTTGCCGTTGTAATTTCGGGGAACGCCCTGCTGCCGAGCTACACGGAGACGTACATGAGCAATGCGGCGAATTATGTCAAAAGCTTCTTCCCCATCTTCCTCCTCGGCGCGATCTTCGGCAAAGTGATGGAGCTCAGCGGGGCGGCGTCCTCCATCGCGCAGGCGATCGTGAGAGCGCTCGGTTCGCAGCGGGCGATCTTATCGGTGGTCGCCGCCTGTGCGGTGCTGACCTACGGCGGGGTATCGCTGTTCGTGGTGGCCTTCGCGGTGTATCCGTTCGCCGTCGCCATCTTCCGTGAAGCGGACATTCCGAAGCGCCTGATCCCCGGCACGATTGCGCTCGGCGCTTTCACGTTCACCATGGATGCGCTTCCAGGGACGCCGCAGATTCAGAACATCATTCCGACGACATATTTCGGAACCGACGCGTATGCGGCTCCGGTGCTCGGGACGATCGGCGGGCTCATGGTGCTCGCCGGGGGATTGTTCTGGCTGGAGAGACGCCGCAAGGAGGCGGCGCAGGCCGGAGAAGGCTACGGGACCGGCCACAAGAACGAGCCGGAGGTGCTCGAGAACCAGACGTACCCGAATATCTGGATCGCCGTGCTGCCGCTGGTGCTCGTGCTGCTCTTCAACTATCTGCTCAGCCGGGGCGCACTTACGGTGAACAACTGGTACAGCGCGGAGCTCCTCAAGAGCTTCAACATCGCGAATGTCAAAACGGTCTCCTCCTCCTGGGCGCTCATCATCGCCCTGTGTATCGGGATTGCGGCAGCCTTGTGCATTAACGTCCGTGCGGTGCAGGGCAAGCTGGCGGCGGGATTGACCGCTGCGGCGATGGGCTCGCTGCTCGCCATTTTCAATACGGCTTCCGAGGTGGGCTTCGGCAATGTGGTGAAAACGCTCCCAGGATTCAAGCTCATCCAGAATTGGATTCTCGGCATCAGCGACAACCCGCTGATCTCCGAGGCGGTGTCCGTCAACATTCTTGCCGGGGTAACAGGGTCGGCTTCGGGCGGTCTGTCGATCGCGCTGGAAGTCATGGGCAAGACGTACCTGACGGCGGCCCAGGCGGCCGGCATCTCGCCGGAGCTGCTCCACCGGATCGCCTCGATGGCGTCGGGCGGGATGGACACCCTGCCGCATAACGGCGCAGTCATCACGCTGCTGGCCATCACCGGACTGACGCACCGGCAGGCGTATAAGGATATTTTTGCGATCACGGTGGTGAAGACGGTTACCGTGTTCGTGCTGGCGATCGTGCTGTCGATGTTCTGACGCAGTATCCATACGAAGGTCATACGGTAGGCAATCGTTCACATGTGGAAAAGGAGAGGATTCGTTCATGTCACAGCTGCTTAGAGACCGCACCGCCCTCATCACGGGGGCGGCCAGCGGCATCGGATTGGAGATCGCAAGGACATTCGCAAAGGAAGGGGCCCGGGTGGTCGTCACTGACATCCGGACCGAGGGGGCGCTGCAGGCGGCTTCCCTGCTGCAGGAGGAAGGCTTCGAAGCGCTCGGCCTGCGGTGCGACGTGACGCAGGAAGGGGAGTATGCGGCGGCGCTTCAGGCAGCGGACGAGACGTACGGCTCGCTCGATATTCTCGTCAATAATGCGGGACTGCAGCATGTGGCGCCGCTTGAGGACTTTCCTGTGGACAAATTCGAGTTCATGATCAAGGTGATGCTTACGGGAGCTTTTATCGGAATCAAGCATGCGTTTCCGCTGATGAAGCGGGGCGGGTACGGGCGCGTCATCAACATGGCGTCGATCAACGGGGTAATCGGGTTCGCCGGCAAGGCGGCTTACAACAGTGCGAAGCACGGATTGATCGGCCTGACGAAGGTGGCGGCGCTCGAAGGGGCGTCCCACGGGATCACCGTGAATGCGCTCTGTCCGGGCTACGTCGATACGCCGCTGGTCCGCGGGCAGCTCGAGGATCTGGCGCGTACGCGGGGCGTACCGCTCGAGAGCGTGCTCGAGGAAGTGATCTATCCGCTCGTGCCGCAGCGCAGGCTGCTGACGGTGGAGGAGATTGCGGACTACGCCGTGCTGATCGCCAGCGACAAGCTGCGGGGCGTAACGGGGGCGTCGCTGCTGATCGATGGAGGCTATACTGCACAGTAGCGTTTTGCGGGAGAAAGAAGCTGAGGGAGGAGAAGAAGCGCATGGACAAAAGAGTGGCTTCGATGGAAGAGGCGGTGCGGGATATTGCCGACGGCTCGCTGCTGGTCGTGGGGGGCTTCGGGCTCTGCGGCATTCCCGAAGGGCTGATCCGCGCCCTGCAGGCACAGGGCACGAAGGGGCTGACCGTGGTCAGCAACAACTGCGGTGTGGATGACGCCGGACTCGGCCTGCTGCTGGCGGGGCGTCAGATCCGCAGGATGGTGTCCTCCTACGTCGGGGAGAACAAGACGTTCGAGCGGCAGGTGCTCAGCGGCGAGCTGGAGCTGGAGCTCGTCCCCCAGGGGACGCTGGCCGAGCGCATCCGCGCTGGCGGAGCCGGCATCCCGGGATTCTATACCCCGACGGGTGTGGGCACGGTTGTGGCCGAAGGCAAGGAGCACAAATCGTTTGACGGCCGGACTTTTGTGCTGGAGCGCGGCATCGTGGGTGACTTCGCACTGGTCAAGGCGTGGAAGGCGGACACGCTCGGCAATCTCGTGTACCGCCGGACCTCGCGCAACTTCAACCCGCTGGCCGCGGCCGCCGGCCGGATTACGATCGCCGAGGCGGAGATCATCGTGGAGGCGGGGGAGCTGGACCCGGATGAGATTCATACGCCGGGGATCTACGTGCAGCGGGTCGTGCAGGGCACAGCGGAAGGCAAGCGCATCGAGCGGCGTACGGTACGCTCGAAGGAGGGTACGGCATGACGGGGCAGCCGGAGATCATGGATGCGCCGGGGAGATTCGTGCAGCGTGTCGAGCAGTGGACGTCGGAAGAGCTGAGCAGAGTATGCGCAGAGGAGGGAGCGTTATGAAGGGACAGCGGGAGATCATTGTGGCGAGAGCGGTCCGGGAGGTCCGGGACGGGATGTATGTCAATCTCGGCATCGGGATGCCTACGCTGGTGGCGGGAGCGATCCCCGAAGGAATGAACGTCATGCTGCAGTCGGAGAACGGGCTGCTCGGCATCGGACCGTATCCGTATGAGGGCGAGGAGGATCCGGATCTCATCAATGCAGGCAAAGAGACCGTCACGGCCATCCGCGGCGCGTCGTTCTTCGACAGTGCGGAGTCGTTCGCCATGATCCGGGGCGGTCATATCGATCTTGCGATCCTGGGCGGCATGGAGGTCGCGGAGAACGGGGATCTCGCGAACTGGATGATCCCCGGCCTGATGGTCAAGGGGATGG containing:
- the murA gene encoding UDP-N-acetylglucosamine 1-carboxyvinyltransferase, giving the protein MNYFEVEAAGRLHGEVRIPGSKNSSLALLAAACLADGIVTLEGIPEIDDVKVIGRIARDIGLSMQWTAQGELVLDPRYIHSAVIDPGKASSFRASYYFAGALLAKFGRVTVGFPGGDDFTSRPIDQHLKAFQALGAKVYAGEESYTVEAASLRGADIYFDTITSGATINAMLAAARARGTTNLYHAAVDPEVVDTAAFLNALGAKVYGAGTDRIRIVGVPYLDGGRHAVIPDRLIAGAFLMAAGMTGGVVTVRDVIPEHLGSCIAKLGEAGLELESRESSITAYGTEGVRAVRVRAAMYPGFATDLQQPMTALLTQAKGKSLVTDHVFPNRFNHVPQLRRLGAEIEVRGETAFIRGGRPLTGGWVHATDVRAGTCLILAGLAAEGVTRITGTEHIQRGYADVLGSFRALGAKITLQTGGRQEAALSSDCS
- a CDS encoding AraC family transcriptional regulator, with protein sequence MTPTDTPRVPSVHLTDEPAFILNHTHRSASFNMESNHSHDSYEIYYMQSGSRYYFIKDRSYLVREGDLVLIEPSVLHRTTEAHSSEHERILINFKPEWLGSLLPAMEPDLLEAFGRVPVVRPEPKDRQRIELLLTTMLAEQSHPDEPGAGSALKLYLAELLLWLYRWRLKEQAAENGGRSEHPTSLHRKVSDIVQHINASFHEELSLQVLADRFHISPYYLCRIFKEATGFTLVEYIQRLRVHEARKLLAGTSMRITEVAGEVGFDSSTHFGRVFKAICGLSPLQYRKSIEGGGK
- a CDS encoding Gfo/Idh/MocA family protein, which translates into the protein MTDQRKTYALVGTGGRAAFFYKAIVSDFKETSQLIAFCDVNQTRMNYANKQITDLGAEPVPTYKAHEFDRMIEETKPDVVIVTSVDRTHHTYIIRAMELGCDVMTEKPMTVDEDKCQEILDAVKRTGRQLRVTFNYRYSPHNTKIRELIEDGVIGDVHSVHFEWLLNTKHGADYFRRWHRDKRNSGGLLVHKSTHHFDLVNFWLNTQPQTVFALGDLMFYGKENAEKRGVTEFYQRATGSKNAENDHFALHLDKNESLKGMYLDAEHEDGYQRDQSVFGEGISIEDTMGVMVQYKNRAILTYNLYAYAPWEGFRVAFNGTKGRIEMEVVESSYVNSGGDQALEGAVVGKKIIVHPIFEAPYEVQVKEGKGGHGGGDPVLLNDLFGTPEPDRFNRAASHVDGAMSILTGIAGNRSLRTGQPVRVSELVRF
- a CDS encoding aminopeptidase, translating into MRDPRLKELAHNLVRYSVNLQPGENILIESIGLRDQELTKCIIEEVYAAGGHPFVEYRDPAVTRALMLGGSLELYRQMAEIEVERMKKMQAYLGIRSGDNITETSDVPEDKLKLYFKEYQRPVTDQRVNHTKWTIMRYPNASMAQLANTSTEAFEDFYFRVCNLDYSKMSAAMDSLVELMEKTDKVRLVGEGTDLSFSIKGIPAIKCAGEFNIPDGEVFTAPVKDSVNGVISYNAPTIYQGTVFEKVVLRFENGRIVEATANETKKLNDILDSDEGARYIGEFAIGVNPHIQHPMKDILFDEKIDGSIHFTPGNAYESADNGNRSSVHWDMVLIQRPEYGGGEIYFDDRLIRKDGRFVVPELEKLNPENLK
- a CDS encoding LysR substrate-binding domain-containing protein, producing the protein MQLKKGLIRIGLPPVIGSVFFPRILAGFRAKHPHIDFDLVEEGANKVESLLLEGALDMGVVVSPVDPESFDTLPFLYQQLALVIHESHPLAAQPSVRLEELRGEPFVLFPRGFAVRRHVMRACRDLGFEPSIVYESSQWDLLAEMVAARVGVSIIPQAICSKITNPDVRTLALTDPVIPWNLEVIWPKSKYVSYAMREFQAYIREVSGPQP
- a CDS encoding AbrB family transcriptional regulator yields the protein MMTRLLMTLAVTAPGGLLFAWLHMPLSWMLGPLTAAVLWQSLIAGADRPLVWPVACRNGGLLLLGYAMGLAFTADSARQIAAQLPAMAAATLLTVGFSMLAGYWLARRAGISAQSGIIGSVPGGLSQMVLVSEETPGADGTVVAFMQTVRLLTVIFAVPFLAVHGLAGPAAPVSAVPLPAPDAAAAHPLGLAAAVVLIPLAALGAVRLKLPTPWFLGPMLASAGLTIAGLAPPHLPAPLLLAAQWSLGIYLGLGIKLSGLAGWRRLLPYSLLTGAGLVLFSLGLSWVYSLLLPMTTATAFLSTSPGGMTEMGVVASVIGADVSLVVAFQMFRILFILFAVPYLLRWGFRRAAARREEGAPAKPERPGA
- the ndk gene encoding nucleoside-diphosphate kinase, with the protein product MERTFLMVKPDGVRRQLVGRLVQRFEERGFQLTAAKLVVFGREQAERHYAEHREKPFFGELVDFITSGPCFAMIWEGDNVVQLTRNMIGKTDPLDAAPGTIRGDYAVHKGFNVIHGSDSVESAEREIANFFRPEEVVAYDCPLQVCI
- a CDS encoding helix-turn-helix domain-containing protein translates to MNRGCPHVDIRQLAYLLEIAKHQNITKAAEALHMTQPTLSKIVKAVEEELGVTLFDRSGKSVRRHRCGRSRRRSDSLCPAGVRGASHGARRRRAAEKGPDSHRPAARDRLRVLPPDSGRVPRQASAY